In Mucilaginibacter celer, one DNA window encodes the following:
- a CDS encoding tetratricopeptide repeat-containing sensor histidine kinase, with protein sequence MAKTVIFLYFLFWLTVPSNAQMSKLSQEKQQLLLQLSLNYYTVVKEGQVDQDSSLLLVSQKDRLSRWTVITDNFGNALVQSDNKWIDTREPAIAEKRLATLKGIDRVQLLVLLGAYYAFQPGYHQSDRERAQHFLLQARQQSAELYSTFWTNQTLCLLGKNYFKANEVKKGTDCFAQIFDNCKKTKDKVMEAKAWDYQGSYIPPSAATILLKVTSISKANELYQQLNQPAKQVNTLLNLSYLNFLMKNMKVAEAAAISALQIQKTLDFPFVHYTYDIISLISATTNAASKDLEYALKAVKSSLATRDSLGLAYFYARVGHTTYGPKAASYPFANYWLGKALEEFNRTRNPDVFPILFNLAENYNQMGKSTVAIGLLQSTLKKNVPGNTRDKIFLYMSLAENYQSLKRYPEAEKNYLIADELSDKNTMITKDFRAAYVKFKIGRFYFDTKKYDKAEGYFQQALKIPGPKTDEIATLADIHIFLYKIDSVRGNYESAARHLQEYIRYNQAQVDSMDMKNLAGLKLQLLMTKKEKDLQLLQAKNALQIQQANTIRKFIIIGLVISLLVIGMLYNRYHIKNKQKRLMDKKNNQLQQAINEKDELLKSKEWLLKEVHHRVKNNLHTVICLLESQAAYLEKDALKAIENSQHRIYAMSLIHQKLYQSEDIKTVDMSTYLPEFVGYLNDSIGTGNQVYFELAIEQIKLGVSYAVPLSLIINEAVTNSIKYAFPKSRKGMIKITMKNIEQKVQLIIADNGIGISTEKINYASSSLGLKLLKGLTEDIQGDISISNENGTTIRIEFEIDPLMDSFIPETGAVNV encoded by the coding sequence ATGGCAAAAACAGTAATATTCTTATACTTTTTATTCTGGCTTACTGTTCCGTCAAACGCGCAAATGAGCAAATTAAGCCAGGAGAAACAGCAGCTCTTACTGCAATTGAGCCTGAATTATTATACTGTTGTTAAGGAGGGCCAAGTTGATCAGGATAGCAGCCTTCTGCTGGTAAGCCAAAAAGATCGTTTAAGCCGCTGGACAGTCATTACCGATAATTTCGGCAATGCGCTTGTTCAATCCGATAATAAATGGATAGATACCCGGGAGCCCGCTATTGCCGAAAAAAGGCTTGCCACTCTTAAGGGAATTGATCGTGTTCAACTACTGGTTTTGTTAGGTGCCTATTATGCATTCCAACCGGGATACCATCAAAGTGACCGGGAAAGAGCGCAGCATTTTTTGTTGCAGGCCCGGCAGCAAAGTGCGGAACTGTACTCGACATTCTGGACCAATCAGACGCTTTGCTTATTGGGTAAAAACTACTTCAAAGCTAACGAGGTAAAAAAAGGAACAGATTGCTTCGCACAAATTTTTGATAACTGCAAAAAGACGAAGGATAAAGTAATGGAAGCGAAGGCGTGGGATTACCAAGGTAGCTACATCCCGCCGTCCGCGGCCACCATTTTACTCAAAGTAACCAGCATTAGCAAGGCCAATGAACTATATCAACAGCTCAATCAGCCTGCAAAACAAGTAAATACTTTGCTAAACCTGTCCTATTTGAACTTTTTAATGAAAAACATGAAAGTGGCGGAAGCTGCCGCAATCAGTGCGCTTCAGATTCAAAAGACTCTCGATTTTCCTTTTGTCCATTATACTTATGATATTATTTCACTGATCTCCGCGACGACAAATGCTGCCAGTAAAGATTTGGAGTACGCTTTAAAGGCGGTCAAGTCTTCCCTTGCAACACGGGATAGTTTAGGATTGGCTTATTTTTATGCGAGGGTCGGCCATACGACTTACGGACCCAAAGCTGCTTCCTATCCATTCGCCAATTACTGGCTCGGTAAAGCGTTAGAGGAATTCAACAGAACGCGAAATCCTGATGTCTTTCCGATCCTTTTCAACCTGGCGGAAAACTACAATCAAATGGGTAAATCGACCGTGGCAATCGGCCTTTTGCAAAGCACGCTCAAAAAAAACGTACCAGGTAATACCAGGGACAAAATCTTTTTGTATATGTCACTTGCCGAAAACTACCAAAGTTTAAAGAGATACCCTGAAGCCGAAAAAAATTACTTGATTGCAGATGAATTGAGTGACAAAAACACGATGATCACCAAAGATTTCCGTGCTGCGTACGTGAAATTTAAAATAGGCCGTTTCTATTTTGATACGAAAAAGTACGATAAAGCAGAAGGGTACTTTCAGCAGGCCCTGAAAATTCCCGGTCCAAAAACGGATGAAATAGCCACGTTGGCAGACATTCATATATTCCTTTATAAAATTGATTCTGTCCGTGGAAATTATGAGTCGGCGGCCAGGCATTTACAAGAGTATATCCGCTATAATCAGGCCCAGGTTGATTCCATGGATATGAAAAACCTTGCGGGACTGAAATTACAATTGCTGATGACGAAAAAGGAAAAAGACCTTCAGCTACTACAGGCCAAAAATGCCCTGCAAATCCAACAAGCGAATACCATCAGAAAATTCATAATTATCGGTTTAGTTATATCGTTGTTGGTCATTGGAATGTTGTATAACCGCTATCATATTAAAAATAAGCAAAAGCGGCTAATGGACAAAAAGAACAATCAGTTGCAACAAGCGATCAATGAAAAAGACGAATTATTAAAGTCGAAAGAGTGGCTTTTAAAAGAGGTGCATCACCGGGTGAAAAACAACCTCCACACAGTAATTTGCCTGCTGGAATCACAGGCCGCCTATTTGGAAAAGGATGCGTTGAAGGCCATTGAAAACAGCCAGCACCGGATTTACGCGATGTCACTCATCCATCAGAAACTATACCAGTCTGAAGATATCAAAACCGTGGACATGTCAACGTACCTTCCGGAATTTGTTGGTTATCTCAACGATAGCATCGGGACTGGAAATCAGGTCTATTTTGAACTGGCCATTGAGCAGATAAAGCTAGGCGTATCTTATGCTGTCCCTTTATCACTGATCATCAACGAAGCAGTAACCAATTCAATTAAATACGCATTTCCGAAAAGTAGAAAAGGCATGATAAAGATTACGATGAAAAATATTGAACAGAAAGTTCAACTGATCATCGCTGATAATGGCATTGGGATAAGTACAGAGAAAATTAATTACGCTTCAAGTTCCCTGGGCCTCAAACTACTGAAAGGATTGACGGAAGACATACAGGGAGACATCTCAATCTCCAATGAAAACGGAACTACGATCAGGATTGAATTTGAAATCGATCCTTTAATGGATTCCTTTATTCCCGAAACAGGTGCAGTAAATGTATAG
- a CDS encoding nuclear transport factor 2 family protein, translating into MEAKAQIPSTQEVINGFFQSAAQLDAEAAASFFDEEPDYYIAKSPFMPWTGKRNKRPEVAVALKQLFDAHVPGEESFTIDHLFFDGQEAALFAVASRVVKDTRKKYSAKICMRFTVVDGLITRFLILEDSREIEKAFNKDTGYC; encoded by the coding sequence ATGGAAGCTAAGGCACAAATACCATCGACCCAGGAAGTGATCAATGGATTTTTTCAGAGTGCGGCCCAACTTGATGCAGAAGCCGCGGCTTCGTTTTTTGACGAAGAGCCTGATTATTACATAGCAAAATCTCCCTTTATGCCCTGGACCGGTAAGCGCAACAAACGCCCGGAAGTGGCTGTCGCACTAAAACAGCTTTTTGATGCGCACGTACCGGGGGAAGAAAGCTTTACTATCGACCATCTTTTTTTTGATGGCCAGGAAGCCGCCCTCTTTGCCGTCGCAAGCCGGGTAGTTAAAGACACCAGGAAAAAATATTCAGCTAAGATCTGCATGCGCTTTACCGTAGTGGATGGCCTGATAACCAGGTTCCTCATCCTGGAGGATTCACGCGAGATTGAAAAGGCTTTCAATAAGGATACCGGCTACTGTTAA
- a CDS encoding alpha/beta hydrolase, which produces MKNQNKNTFTAAINWFTGILLLMLAGSLNTQAQVKDYATDEHLSPAVKTFLKTLNTGGPGLETLSPVKARQVLVDVQSAYKVDLSGINVSEKTISSGGYKIKLNIVRPAGLKGVLPVFIYIHGGGWVLGDFPTHERMVRDLAVLSGCVGVFVNYTRTPDAVFPTQINEIYAATKWVAEHGSEINVNGKKLAVVGNSVGGNMTAVTALKAKENKGPHISLQIMMWPILDANFETESYKLYGDQRFLTTPLMKWMYDMYIPDAGKRTNIYASPLQATHEQLKGLPPALIQVAENDVLRDEGEAYGRKLEQAGVIVTAVRYNGVIHDFGLLNGLATIPQTRSLFVQAAAEMKKYLK; this is translated from the coding sequence ATGAAAAATCAAAACAAAAATACATTTACAGCAGCCATCAATTGGTTTACCGGTATCCTGCTGCTGATGTTGGCCGGCAGCTTAAATACGCAGGCCCAGGTAAAGGATTATGCCACGGACGAACACCTGAGCCCGGCAGTTAAAACTTTCCTGAAAACTTTAAACACCGGTGGCCCGGGTTTGGAAACACTTAGCCCTGTGAAGGCACGTCAGGTGTTGGTCGACGTTCAGAGCGCCTATAAGGTCGATCTGTCCGGTATTAATGTATCCGAAAAAACGATTAGCAGCGGAGGTTATAAAATCAAGCTGAACATCGTGCGTCCGGCGGGATTAAAAGGCGTGTTGCCCGTATTTATTTATATCCACGGTGGCGGCTGGGTTTTAGGTGATTTTCCTACTCACGAGCGCATGGTAAGGGATCTGGCTGTGCTTTCAGGTTGTGTGGGCGTATTCGTCAATTATACCAGGACACCTGATGCCGTTTTCCCTACGCAGATCAATGAGATCTATGCTGCCACCAAATGGGTTGCAGAGCACGGGAGCGAAATCAATGTGAATGGTAAAAAACTGGCTGTGGTAGGCAATAGTGTTGGCGGTAATATGACGGCCGTAACCGCGCTTAAAGCGAAAGAGAACAAAGGGCCGCACATCAGCCTGCAGATCATGATGTGGCCTATATTGGATGCAAACTTCGAAACCGAATCCTACAAATTATATGGCGACCAAAGGTTCCTGACCACGCCTTTGATGAAATGGATGTATGATATGTATATCCCTGACGCAGGGAAGCGTACAAACATTTATGCTTCACCACTGCAGGCAACTCACGAACAGTTGAAGGGCTTACCACCTGCTTTGATCCAGGTTGCTGAAAACGATGTATTAAGAGACGAGGGAGAGGCATACGGCAGGAAATTGGAGCAGGCAGGGGTCATTGTTACCGCTGTACGTTACAATGGGGTGATCCATGATTTCGGTTTACTGAATGGCCTGGCGACTATACCACAAACCCGTTCTCTGTTTGTACAGGCGGCCGCTGAAATGAAGAAATATCTGAAATAG
- a CDS encoding alpha/beta hydrolase, translated as MDTQKNEGKVIIPPFAEDPMLSVEVREFLKALNAPGGVPLESLPPLEARKVLEGAQLSVEVDMSAVDESEHTVNADGFEIVLNIVRPQGVDKTLPVFIFIHGGGWVLGDYPTHKRMVRDLVVLSGTAGVFVNYTRTPDAVYPRAINEIFAAVKWVAANGSEINVDGTRLAVVGNSVGGNMTAVTALKAKANGGPEIKLQIMMWPIVDANFETYSYQRYGEDRFLTTSLMKWMYDMYISDPEKRKDIYASPLQATKEELTGLPPALIQVAENDVLRDEGESYGRKLDEAGVRTTVVRYNGVIHDFGLLNPLATIHPTRSLFAQAAAELKKHLM; from the coding sequence ATGGACACACAAAAAAATGAAGGTAAAGTCATCATACCACCATTTGCAGAAGACCCGATGTTGTCGGTTGAAGTCAGAGAATTTTTAAAGGCGCTTAATGCACCCGGGGGCGTGCCGCTCGAATCACTTCCTCCTTTAGAGGCGCGCAAAGTGCTCGAGGGAGCTCAGTTGTCCGTAGAGGTGGATATGTCCGCCGTAGATGAGTCGGAGCATACAGTCAACGCCGACGGTTTCGAGATCGTGCTGAACATCGTGCGGCCCCAAGGTGTCGACAAAACATTGCCGGTTTTTATCTTTATTCACGGCGGCGGCTGGGTGTTAGGAGACTATCCGACCCATAAAAGAATGGTACGCGACCTGGTAGTACTTTCAGGGACAGCGGGCGTTTTTGTCAATTATACCCGGACCCCCGATGCGGTTTACCCGCGGGCCATAAATGAGATTTTTGCCGCAGTTAAATGGGTGGCAGCCAACGGTTCCGAGATCAATGTCGATGGAACACGGCTGGCGGTTGTCGGCAACAGCGTTGGTGGTAATATGACGGCGGTAACCGCCCTGAAAGCTAAAGCAAACGGCGGGCCGGAAATTAAGTTGCAGATCATGATGTGGCCCATTGTAGATGCAAATTTCGAAACCTATTCATATCAGCGGTACGGCGAAGATCGGTTTTTAACTACGTCATTAATGAAATGGATGTACGATATGTATATCTCTGATCCTGAAAAAAGGAAGGATATCTATGCTTCGCCCTTGCAGGCCACCAAAGAAGAATTGACCGGTTTACCGCCTGCACTTATTCAGGTAGCAGAAAACGATGTTTTAAGAGATGAAGGAGAATCTTATGGCAGAAAACTGGATGAGGCCGGTGTGCGTACGACTGTAGTCCGTTATAACGGCGTGATTCATGATTTTGGGTTATTGAATCCGCTGGCTACCATCCATCCGACACGCTCTTTATTTGCACAGGCCGCGGCTGAACTTAAAAAACACTTGATGTAG
- a CDS encoding sigma-54-dependent transcriptional regulator: MKTKILIVEDQFIEANNMQGILERAGYKVTGIARSVPVALKAIEKEKPDMVMLDILLQGTLTGIDLAAQLRAMNIAFVYLSANSNKQILDAAKATKPYGFLVKPFRAKDVLVMLDVAWYLHSQAGEEVKNREAYLKSGEHAAAGDLKSIIGNSPVMLEILNNVKIVSQTDTAVLILGESGTGKELIAQGIHRLSNRKNKPLIVVNCGALPANLIESELFGHEKGSFTGAFNKRVGKFEQADGGTIFLDEIGELPLDLQVKFLRVLQEKEIERIGGNAKKVDVRIIAATNRNLEEEISAGRFRLDLYYRLNIFPILLPPLRERHNDILLLADYFLKKYADKQGKTITGFSDEVISIMRKYSWPGNVRELENMMERSVLLSMGTLINTLVLPKDKGAPIIDIEEDKVKTMEENERDHILATLAKCDWKVYGEGGAAELLNINVSTLNSRMKKLGIDKKRYH, from the coding sequence TTGAAAACTAAAATATTAATCGTTGAGGACCAGTTCATAGAAGCCAACAATATGCAGGGCATACTGGAACGTGCAGGCTACAAGGTTACCGGTATCGCGCGCTCTGTACCTGTAGCCTTAAAGGCGATCGAAAAAGAAAAGCCGGATATGGTCATGCTCGATATTCTGTTGCAAGGTACGTTAACGGGTATCGACCTGGCTGCACAACTCCGGGCGATGAATATCGCCTTTGTATACTTGTCGGCAAATTCCAATAAACAAATTCTGGATGCAGCCAAGGCCACCAAGCCCTATGGCTTCCTGGTTAAACCATTCCGGGCGAAGGATGTATTGGTTATGCTCGATGTAGCCTGGTACCTGCATAGCCAGGCCGGGGAAGAAGTGAAAAACAGGGAGGCTTATCTAAAAAGTGGAGAGCATGCTGCCGCAGGTGATCTAAAAAGTATCATCGGCAACAGCCCGGTGATGTTGGAGATCCTGAATAATGTCAAGATCGTCAGCCAGACAGATACTGCTGTTTTGATCCTGGGGGAAAGCGGCACCGGCAAGGAGTTGATCGCACAAGGCATCCACCGCCTGTCTAACAGAAAAAACAAACCTTTAATCGTTGTCAATTGCGGTGCTTTGCCGGCCAATCTAATCGAATCCGAGCTTTTCGGGCATGAAAAAGGCTCATTTACAGGGGCATTTAATAAGCGTGTCGGCAAGTTTGAACAAGCGGACGGGGGAACGATATTTTTGGACGAGATAGGGGAATTGCCGCTGGATCTGCAAGTCAAATTTTTACGGGTATTGCAGGAAAAGGAGATCGAGCGGATTGGGGGTAATGCCAAAAAAGTAGATGTGCGCATCATCGCGGCTACCAATCGCAACCTGGAGGAAGAGATCAGCGCTGGCCGTTTCCGGCTTGACCTGTACTACCGACTTAATATTTTCCCGATCCTTTTACCACCGTTACGTGAAAGGCATAATGATATCCTCCTGCTGGCCGACTATTTCCTGAAAAAATATGCCGATAAGCAGGGCAAAACAATCACCGGATTTTCAGATGAGGTGATCAGCATCATGCGCAAGTATAGCTGGCCGGGAAATGTACGGGAGCTGGAGAATATGATGGAAAGAAGTGTTTTGTTATCAATGGGAACGCTAATTAATACGTTAGTCCTGCCTAAAGATAAAGGCGCTCCTATCATAGATATCGAAGAAGATAAAGTGAAAACAATGGAGGAAAATGAACGCGACCACATTCTGGCTACGCTGGCCAAATGCGACTGGAAAGTTTACGGCGAAGGCGGTGCAGCAGAGCTTTTAAATATCAATGTATCCACGCTTAACTCCCGGATGAAAAAATTGGGGATTGATAAGAAACGTTATCATTGA
- a CDS encoding sensor histidine kinase, with protein sequence MKRPIFTFFMLLFTIIARGQYFSRHDADSIRATLINIKANNSRIHSLLNLANYNITKAGEYKADLDSAAEFIRQADALNRQPRSNHFFGYSNLLKAKMYNEYGQKAIAKSYAEQATTILSGPEDKFYLFIACIELTKYYNVTDAAQLKTVDSLINKAFMLQWQSLADQKETAYGIVEFANIFIPRYSIFSKSWQESFLNKMAALARRVGDKADELWARQQVSQMHMSDGRVALAEKEVLEILKGYQAIHHPDVYFTYDLLCLVYMNKRDYHKALYYAYETIKSPDAKKDTAALINYFARFTTIYSALDNQIEGVKWLRKMQELAIAARQIHWIYETERQLSAFQIKNGKAEDALKHVLFLKRKYPPTTNEDKKLVAAIMGKCFAAKKNYALAEKYFMEVVRLYKLQIKNKEAQNGYLFDYSIAMFYLDWKHYTQAEKYFKQVLYGDPGVNTNPSYKNLFKGLFKVDSAAGRFSSAINYLQRYQRLNDSAFNIAKNRQVEELEINYDTEQKKKDIKLLQEKAKLQQAILKHAENTKNWIIAAAGILLLLLGTIYNMYLQKQKSNNLITYKNNLLQHLLTEKEWLLKEVHHRVKNNLHTVICLLESQAVYLENDALKAIESSQHRIYAMSLIHQKLYQSDDIKTIDMSLYLPEFVQYLNDSFGTQRQVRFQLDIEPIQLGVSQAIPLALIINEAVTNSIKYAFAPDTIGIISISMNQRGQDISLIIADNGIGLNPILVNMPLESLGLKLMNGLSEDINARIKIENNQGTRISIVFNIDQLQTV encoded by the coding sequence ATGAAAAGACCAATTTTTACCTTCTTCATGTTGTTATTTACCATAATCGCGCGTGGCCAGTATTTTTCCCGGCATGATGCAGACTCTATACGTGCAACGCTTATAAATATAAAAGCAAATAATAGCAGGATCCATTCACTGCTCAACTTAGCTAATTATAATATTACGAAAGCTGGCGAATATAAGGCCGATCTTGATAGCGCTGCGGAATTTATCAGGCAGGCTGATGCATTGAACAGGCAGCCGAGGTCGAACCATTTTTTTGGTTATTCAAACCTCCTGAAAGCAAAAATGTATAATGAATACGGCCAAAAAGCTATTGCAAAAAGTTACGCGGAACAGGCGACCACTATTTTAAGTGGTCCTGAAGACAAATTCTACCTGTTCATCGCATGCATCGAATTAACCAAGTACTATAACGTTACCGACGCCGCTCAATTAAAAACGGTTGATAGTTTAATAAACAAAGCGTTTATGCTGCAGTGGCAAAGTTTGGCTGATCAGAAAGAAACGGCTTACGGCATCGTTGAGTTTGCTAATATCTTTATACCCCGCTACAGTATTTTCAGCAAATCGTGGCAAGAAAGTTTTCTGAATAAGATGGCTGCGCTTGCCAGGCGTGTGGGCGATAAGGCCGACGAGTTATGGGCGCGACAGCAAGTATCCCAGATGCATATGAGTGATGGCAGAGTTGCCCTTGCAGAAAAAGAGGTGCTGGAGATATTGAAAGGTTACCAGGCAATACACCACCCTGATGTTTATTTCACCTATGATCTGCTGTGCCTGGTGTACATGAATAAAAGGGATTACCACAAAGCCCTTTACTATGCCTATGAAACAATAAAAAGCCCCGATGCAAAAAAAGACACGGCTGCTTTGATCAATTATTTCGCAAGATTCACAACGATTTATTCAGCTTTGGACAATCAGATTGAAGGTGTCAAATGGCTGAGAAAAATGCAGGAACTTGCCATCGCCGCCAGGCAAATACACTGGATTTATGAGACCGAACGCCAATTAAGTGCGTTCCAGATCAAGAATGGCAAAGCGGAAGATGCCCTGAAACACGTACTTTTCCTTAAAAGAAAATATCCGCCGACAACTAATGAGGACAAAAAGCTGGTAGCCGCAATTATGGGTAAATGCTTTGCGGCAAAGAAAAACTACGCGTTGGCAGAGAAATATTTTATGGAGGTTGTCAGATTATACAAACTCCAGATAAAAAACAAGGAAGCGCAAAATGGCTATTTGTTTGACTATAGCATAGCCATGTTCTATTTAGATTGGAAGCATTACACCCAGGCGGAAAAATATTTCAAACAAGTATTGTATGGCGACCCGGGCGTAAATACCAACCCTTCTTATAAAAACTTGTTCAAAGGCTTGTTTAAGGTTGATTCTGCTGCGGGAAGGTTTTCTTCAGCTATAAACTATTTACAACGTTATCAACGCCTTAATGACTCTGCATTTAATATTGCCAAAAACAGACAGGTTGAGGAGCTGGAAATAAATTATGATACCGAACAAAAGAAAAAAGACATCAAACTATTGCAGGAAAAAGCAAAATTGCAGCAGGCGATCTTGAAACATGCTGAAAATACGAAAAATTGGATCATAGCGGCTGCCGGAATACTTTTGTTGCTGCTGGGTACCATTTACAATATGTACTTACAAAAGCAAAAAAGCAATAACTTGATAACCTATAAAAATAACCTTTTGCAGCATCTGCTGACGGAAAAGGAATGGCTTTTAAAAGAAGTCCATCACCGGGTTAAAAACAATTTGCACACCGTAATATGTCTATTGGAGTCTCAAGCAGTTTACCTGGAAAATGACGCTTTGAAAGCTATTGAAAGCAGTCAGCACCGAATCTACGCCATGTCACTGATCCACCAAAAGCTTTACCAATCGGATGACATCAAGACTATTGATATGTCATTATACCTGCCAGAATTTGTCCAATACCTGAATGATAGTTTTGGCACTCAGCGACAAGTGCGTTTCCAACTGGATATAGAACCAATCCAGTTGGGCGTATCACAAGCTATCCCGCTGGCGTTGATTATCAACGAGGCTGTGACCAATTCAATCAAGTATGCTTTCGCTCCTGATACAATTGGTATCATATCCATATCCATGAACCAACGAGGGCAGGATATCTCGCTGATCATTGCGGATAATGGCATCGGTTTGAACCCCATTTTGGTCAACATGCCGTTAGAATCCCTTGGCTTAAAATTGATGAACGGACTTAGCGAAGATATCAACGCACGGATCAAGATCGAAAATAATCAAGGCACAAGAATAAGCATTGTATTTAATATCGACCAACTTCAGACGGTATGA